The following coding sequences are from one Lolium rigidum isolate FL_2022 chromosome 6, APGP_CSIRO_Lrig_0.1, whole genome shotgun sequence window:
- the LOC124668051 gene encoding germin-like protein 8-11 codes for MGSSSYILLTALLAMAAWQAIASDPSPLQDFCVADNSSRVLVNGFICKDPKDVKAEDFFLAAKLDTPRDTKMNKVGSNVTLINVMRIPGLNTLGISLARIDYAPLGENPPHTHPRATEILTVLEGTLYVGFVTSNPENKFLSKVLNKGDVFVFPEGLVHFQFNPNPYKPAVAIAALSSQNPGAITIANAVFGSKPLISDDVLAKAFQVDKKTVDWLQAQFWADNHN; via the exons ATGGGGTCCTCTTCCTATATCCTTCTCACCGCTCTTCTTGCCATGGCTGCATGGCAGGCTATTGCTTCTGATCCGAGCCCTCTCCAGGACTTCTGCGTCGCAGACAACAGCTCACGTG TTCTTGTTAATGGATTTATCTGTAAAGACCCAAAGGATGTGAAGGCTGAAGACTTCTTCTTGGCAGCCAAACTAGACACGCCAAGAGACACAAAAATGAACAAGGTTGGCTCTAATGTCACCTTGATCAACGTAATGAGGATTCCCGGCCTGAACACACTGGGCATCTCATTGGCTCGCATCGACTATGCACCTTTAGGTGAGAACCCACCGCACACTCACCCGCGTGCCACTGAGATCCTCACCGTGCTTGAAGGGACCCTTTATGTTGGATTTGTCACATCCAACCCAGAAAACaagttcttgtcgaaggtgctcaACAAGGGTGATGTGTTTGTATTCCCAGAAGGACTCGTCCACTTCCAGTTCAACCCGAATCCCTATAAACCGGCGGTAGCAATTGCTGCACTTAGCAGCCAAAACCCTGGAGCTATCACCATTGCCAACGCAGTATTCGGATCAAAGCCTTTGATCTCAGATGATGTTCTCGCCAAGGCCTTCCAGGTGGACAAGAAGACTGTTGACTGGCTTCAAGCTCAGTTTTGGGCAGATAACCATAATTAA
- the LOC124666326 gene encoding germin-like protein 8-11 yields MASSSSSYFLLFAAILAASSWQAMASDPSPLQDFCVADNSSRVLVNGFVCKDPKVVTAEDFFLAAKLDMPRDTKISKVGSNVTLINVMKLPGLNTLGISLARIDYAPLGENPPHTHPRATEILTVLEGTLYVGFVTSNTDNKLFSKVLNKGDVFVFPQGLIHFQFNPNPYKPAIAIAALSSQNPGAITIANAVFGSKPMISDDVLAKAFQVEKKTVDWLQAQFWADNHN; encoded by the exons AtggcatcgtcatcctcctcgtaCTTCCTTCTCTTCGCTGCTATTCTTGCAGCGAGCTCATGGCAGGCTATGGCCTCTGATCCTAGCCCTCTCCAGGACTTCTGCGTCGCAGACAATAGCTCACGTG TGCTAGTTAATGGATTCGTCTGCAAGGACCCAAAGGTTGTGACAGCGGAGGACTTCTTCCTGGCAGCCAAACTCGATATGCCGAGGGATACCAAGATTAGCAAGGTCGGCTCCAACGTGACCTTGATCAATGTCATGAAGCTTCCTGGCCTCAACACCCTTGGCATCTCCCTAGCACGTATTGACTATGCGCCCCTAGGAGAGAACCCACCACACACCCACCCACGTGCAACTGAGATCCTCACTGTGCTTGAGGGTACACTCTATGTCGGCTTTGTCACGTCCAACACTGATAACAAACTCTTTTCCAAGGTGCTCAACAAGGGTGATGTGTTTGTCTTCCCGCAAGGACTCATCCACTTCCAGTTTAACCCAAATCCCTACAAGCCGGCGATCGCAATTGCTGCACTAAGCAGCCAGAACCCGGGGGCCATTACCATTGCGAATGCTGTATTTGGATCAAAGCCTATGATCTCCGATGATGTACTCGCCAAGGCCTTTCAGGTGGAAAAGAAGACCGTGGACTGGCTCCAAGCTCAGTTCTGGGCTGACAACCACAACTGA